In the genome of Columba livia isolate bColLiv1 breed racing homer chromosome 1, bColLiv1.pat.W.v2, whole genome shotgun sequence, the window TAAATGTGCTTGCTCTTCAATAAGAGATGACTTGGCACAATAAACTCATAAATATGGCATCTTTAAATTCCCTAAGGctaacaaaatttaaaacaaaagcattctgtatccattttataaatattaatacttaTCTGACTCTTCTATCAAATCTATAAAACAAGGCTTACAAACTCTTCCTAGAAAGAGTCCTCAGGCctcacatatatttttttttttgtctttctctgtgtcactttttctcccttctgtgCAGATGATTTTCCTAAACCACAGATCACTGTCCAGCCAGAAACCCAGTCAGCAATCAAAGGCTCAAATTTGAGTTTTGTATGttcagcagccagcagcagtgaTTCCCCAATGACATTTGCGTGGAAGAAAGACAATGAATTACTGCAAGATGCTGAAATGGAGAATTATGCACACCTTCGGGCACAGGGTGGTGAAGTGATGGAGTACACCACCATCCTGCGACTGCGCAATGTTGAATTCAGTAATGAAGGGAAATACCAGTGTGTTATTTCAAATCATTTTGGTTCATCATACTCTGTCAAAGCCAAACTTACAGTAAACAGTAAGTATGTTACTTTTCGCTTGTGGACTTGTAGAATGTTTTTAATCAAGATAGGTAAAcacagtttttttttccattctcatCATCTGTGTCTTTTAGAAAATCCCTCAATAAATTGagattatttcttaaaatgtagCTAGTTCCAACATCGCCATTCAGTTTTACATCTGGCCCCACTGTGCTGAACCATagtataggaaaaaaacaaataacaaaccCAGTTCATAGTAAATCTGACAAATCTAGGTAACAAGATGGGAAAACATTAATCTTTTATTCACAGGTGAAGTGTATACTCTGTTTCAAGGTACTAGGGAAAGGTCATGTAGGAGGGTGTaagaagaaatgagattttGATCTAAACGGTCTCGCAGctccctccctttccctttgCTGCCCACCGATAAATTTAGGTTGTATGCTTCACCTGCATCTTTAGCCCAAGAAGAGTATTAAGAAAatgctgtgcaaaaaaaaaaaaattcatgtaTTCATTTTTGCTGTCACTAACTTTTCTTTAGTGCTGCCTTCCTTTACGAAGATCCCCATGGACTTAACCATTCGTGCCGGGGCAATGGCACGTTTGGAATGTGCTGCAGTTGGGCATCCTGTTCCACAGATTGCTTGGCAGAAAGATGGTGGAACAGATTTTCCTGCAGCACGCAAGAGACGCATGCATGTCATGCCCGAAGATGATGTATTCTTTATTGTTGACGTAAAGATCGAGGATACAGGTGTTTATAGCTGTACAGCTCAAAACACTGCTGGAAGCATTTCAGCTAACGCAACGTTAACAGTACTAGGTAAGACATTGGCAATCCTTAGTGGCATAATCTCCTTAAAGAATGAAACTATTGCTGAGCACTTTTAAAATCGACAGCTGATTAAAAGTGGCATTATTACAAAAGTGCTGTATAGACATataaattttctgaaataatttgtattGATGCGTATAGATCAGAAATATGTACACCAGCACACAATCGCTGTTATGATACAAAATGATAAAAGTTGTGTTTCTCAGTATATACATAACGTCTGATACAGTGGGAGGAGAGGGGGTGGAAAAGAGtactgttatttttgtttagaGAGAGGAGGTTTTGTTTAACTTATAATTTCATGACTTTTTTAGCCATTTTTAATGTAGTTCTCTCCAACCTTGAGCATGAGTTTGGCCATTTTACCTTCCAAGGTCATCAAGCGTCTAGGTCTGATCAGTTGACAAGTAAACTACAGGCTCATAAGTTCAAATTCCTTGAGCGTGTTTTTCCTGAGAATGAGAGTAAGCTTCATTAGGCCTTACTGATGCATTCAGTTTAGCTATTCCTCTTGAGCTGTGAAGGACAAGGACATATTCCTGTTCTTTCAAGGTCATTTAGAATATAAGGCTTatgctttcttttcagaaacacCATCATTTTTGCGGCCTTTGTTGGATCGAACTGTAACAAAGGGGGAAACTGCGGTCTTGCAGTGTATTGCTGGTGGTAGCCCTCCACCTCGACTGAACTGGACTAAGGATGACAGCCCTCTCGTGGTAACAGAAAGACATTTCTTTGCTGCAGGCAATCAGTTACTAATTATTGTGGATACTGATGTAGAAGATGCTGGAAAGTACACTTGTGAAATGTCTAATACACTTGGAACAGAGAGAGGCAACATCCGTCTCAATGTAATTCCTACTCCCACCTGTGATTCTCCTCCAAACATTGCCCCATCACTTGATGATGATGGATGGGCCACAGTTGGCATTGTGATCATAGCTGTGGTTTGCTGTGTGGTGGGCACTTCCTTGGTGTGGGTGGTCATCATCTACCACaccagaagaagaaatgaagattgCAGCATTACAAATACAGGTGTGTAAACTGAGGGTTTgccttggaaaggaaaaaaaatgtttgtggttGCTTTGCAATGACTTTATTGTAGGAACATTTGTATGCTTTGACTCAGCGTCAGAAGAATGAATTGCTTGTTACCTTCAGCACTTTGCTGACAAGTTTAAAAATGCTTCTGCAAACTCTGAAGTATGCTGATGGCTTTtgtgtgtattttccttcccaaCAGATGAAACAAATTTGCCTGCTGACATTCCAAGTTACCTGTCATCTCAGGGGACACTGGCTGAAAGGCAGGATGGATATGGTTCATCTGAAAATGGCAGTCATCATCAGTTCCTCACATCTTCCATGGGAGGGTATTTTTTGCAGCAGAGGGACAGTAATGGTAGGTATAAAATGTTAAGCAGATATTCCACGTTGCTTGAGTAGCTGCAGTTTGGCTATTGTCTTTCTAACTAATAGAAATAACATTAAAGAATCATCTTCACTGAAGTTGAAGAGAAGATGTGGTATTTATTGCTTGGGATTGCTTCAATGGGATAATAATAGAAACTTGATTCTGTTTATCCAAATCACATTATGGTTTTGCTTAAATCGTGAAGTTTTTGTCCCCTCTCAAGGGTAAATTTAAACTAATGATCACATTTCCAAAACAAGAGTGTCCAAGAGGAATTGCAACAGCATGTCTTCCTCTGTGATATTTTGAAAAGGATGCTTTTGATGGAATGTAGGTATGGCTGGTAATACCATTGTAACTTTAGCGTAGTATAACTGATTAAACTTTGCTGATGGAAAAGTCATTAGGGTCAGAGTCAATAAAGGATTTAAGGTGACTGTAGGTTAAAAGCTGCAGTACTCAATATTTGTACATCTGGCCCCTGAGAATCCAGAACATACCTGGGTTAGGGAGGAAAAGGCACCTTCAGGCTTTTTGGGCCAGGTGGGAATGGAGCAGTGGTGAGACAGTTCTGTAGTTGCAGAGTAGTGAGAAGAGCAGCTTCTTTGTGGAGCAGGAAGCACAGACCATGTCTGTAGCTTTCTGGAACCACTAAGCTGAAAGTCAGTATAGCTGTTCAAGCAGCTTGTGACTCCCTCAGACTCTTCCACCCAGGACTTTCTCATGAGCACTCTGTGCTCCAAAACGTGTCTGTGTGACAGAGCGCGAGTCTGGCTGCCAATGCTTTAGAGGAAGGAAGCCCCTGGTTCTCATTCCTGTGGTTAGGTCTGTTTCTGTCATCCAGGGACTGTATGAAAAAGCAAAGTGTGACATACATTCTCTGTCGAGTTAATTAATTGAATACTTGCTAGTATTAGAGTTCTTGTCAAAAGGTTAGGTTAAACTTAAGTTCTAAATACACTGTGAAATTTAGTTGAACAGTTGGTGTtcttaaaagaacaaaacctaaGAAACTGTAAGCTGAAATGTAATAAAAGACCAGATGCTGACAcgtcaattttatttttaaggcatttgCCATCTAGATAATGGCAGCGAAACAGACTTGGAGGGTGTTGCAGATCCATTCCTCTGCCATTATCTGGGGACTTCAGGGACTTTGTATTTAAAAGGAAGCACATATGGCTCTGAGGCCTTTGAAGCATACAGCGCAGGTAAGTTGGAGTAGGGGGGGAGTTTTAGTCCGGATTTGATTTTGTGCTATGATGAATCtatataaaaacaatttttcattttccttaggTTGCAGCTCTGACCAAAGAACAGCATGCCTGGACCCTTATGAATCtggatatttaaagaaaaaagaatgctATCAATATTCACCTTCACTGGAAGATCCCTTTGACCATTGTGCTGGCATTACTGGGAGGCAGGCTACAAGTAGCAAATTGAATAATACCATTTATACTCAAAATGAAGGAACTGgactaaaaagcaaaaatctgaACTTAGATACATTTGATCTAAACAGAAGTTTGGAACCTTCATCTGTTATCAGTAACAGCACTTTCATGGGTATGTTCTACCTGTTGGTTTTCATTCAAGCTGCTGGTGTCCTTGCTGTCTTACTGCCTACTTCCAACActaaacaaaactgatttttcagctctttcttttccagtctAACAACAGGTAATTCTGTAGTAGTGTTTAGATGCTCATATAGCtagtgttggggaaaaaaataactttatgaAGTTTTGCATGGGTTTCTTTATTCAAGTGTCCATGAATTTCATAAGATAATACAGCATGTGCAATGTAAGTACTTtagaaaagaggagagaagataCAGGAGGTAGCTGAAGAAAGTCCCTTTGAGAGTTGTCCTCGACCTTTTGCATGTTTTCTTGTCTtctagttttgttttcccctcttcctccctGAGCACCTTGTTATACTGCagtatctatttttttaaggCTCACAAAACTGAACTGTATATGTAGGCTCGCTCTCTGCTGCAGTGCATGAGGACAATTGGATGCGCTAGAACTCAGGGTGTCTTCTGGATCCTACTGGGAGTTAGCCAAGAGATGGCCCCTATCCTGTGTTGCAAAAGGAGCAGCTTGGAGCTTGGTCAGAAGCAGAACTGACGTACAGGGAAGGAGTCCTCGGATTAAACATGGTAGTCCAGTGAGGTGGTTCCCGTTCAGGTGTAACTGTGAGCCGCCTTCTTCTTCTCAGGAAACTGGACTTGTAAGGACTATTAGATAAAATATCCCAGATGCTTAAAGTTCAGGAACAGGAAAAACTGCTTAATGAGCATATTTAGATCACCAGGAGATCTTAATAACTCATGCTTATATAAAAATCTCTTCAGTGGTGTGAGTTTTGCCTTTAACCTTAATATAGCTGGCAGATTCCCATAAATGTTAGGATAGTTACTTAAATGCACCTTAATAAACTTTAGGCACACCAGAAGTTTTGCCTGACGGGCAAAGGGTGTGTAAGGTTCCAGGAGGGCTCAGGGCAGGTGGGGAGACTTGAACTCCAGTGTATGAGGATATGTAACACAGCGAGCCAGAACTGTTTACCCTTCAAAGTATGGCACTATGGAAAAATGTGATCTCTACCCCATCTTTGTCCTCTTTCCTCATGAAGTGTATGACGAAAGAGTTCCTGAAGCTTAATTCAGGGTTTACAGTTTTAATCCAGATTGCAGGGAGAGGTGGAGGGAAGGATAAAAGtgttgctttaattttaaaggTGCCTAAATTTGGGGtgttgggttggttggttgaaaATTCACATAAGCCTACATACTGCTTTCATCCCTGCGATATCTGAGCACCAGGTGCAGCCCTGGTACTGTGGATTGTCTCCCCATTGGTGTGTCAGTGTGGTTGATCAAGGTCTTGGTCTGCTGGCTCTGCAAGGGGACCTGGGAGAATGTGCATCACTGGGCTCTTTGTTCtcagggggtggggagggaaggagccATATGTTTGGACTTTAAAACATTGCAGATGCCATGACGTCTGTCAGAGGCCCTGGAACTACACATGGCCTCCTGGCTGCCTGCCGCTATTGCTGTGCTGGGACTGTGCAGATAGGGCTTTACCACATGTCTCCTGCAGAAAGTAGTTCTACTGTATGTGGGTACACCGAGGAGTTAACAGAAGCTTGAGGGCTCATGTTCCCCTTTCTGTCCTAAAAATTTAGGCAGAGCTACTTTTCCTGTCAGTTCTCTGATCTACTGCCCCACCCAAGTTGCATCATAATTGCCTTGGATGCTTCATAATCGTTAGCATTCTTCACACAAAGAGCCTATGGTTAGATCTTGAAGGTGGTGGCTGTGGAAGAAGTCTTCATAGATTTCCTGTCTTTAGTTCTGAATTTGCTTCTCCAGCATCATTGCCTTCAAATTCAACCCTCCTTTTGCTTCTGCAGTCACAATTGAAGACAGCTGGCTTTAACATCATTGTTGATACATGAGCCAGAAAGTTCACagcttggaatttttttttaagacaggaTTCATTTGTAGCTCTGGTGCTGTGAGGATCATCCTTTCATGTTGTGGTAGGAGCAAAATTGCTCTGCAAATTGCTGATGCAAATATGGACCTTgtctaaatacatttttaatattctcaGTCTTACTTGAAACCTCTGCTTCTAGCAAGTAAGCAAAACTAAAAGTTCGGCTTTTTTGGGTGCAAAGCTTATTAATGATTGTAGCGTTactttattaataaaaactgAGTTTTTCAAAATCAGCCCGTGGCACATTCTCCTCTGAAAAGAAGTGTTTTGAGTATCACATACAGAAACTGTGAGTTGCAACAGCCATAtctttcttcagtgaaaaaagCGAAGGCCCTTCTTGCAGAGGTGTTGACACTAACACCTTCCCAATGGTGAAGAGTGACAGGCACACCGATTATTTTCTGGCTAGCAAATCCAAATAATTATTAACAAAGATTTAACAGAAATGCCAAATTCTCTTTGGGCTACGTCTGTTCTAGCCAGTTGTGGGCAGAGATGAACAGGTGTGAGTGGAGAATTTGGCTGGTGGGAACCTTTATTAGAAATGGGAGATGCTAGCCAGAAAACGATTGTTTTAGCATTCAGATTGCACAGTGGGGGGATGTCAGATAACCCTacatgttttgtttatttatttttgctgaacTGCATGGCAGATACATGTGCCAGTCATTCAGTGAAGAACAAAATAGGGACACTGTTGTGACTTTCGCATTAGAAAGCGTCTTAAAATGTGTTTGCAGTTTGGTTGTGTGCTTACCTCCTCCCTAACCACCCTCCCCAAATTAAAATGGGCATAGGAGTAGTCATGAAATCAAAAGTAATGGAGTTGTGTGTGGCTATACATTTactttggaaatgtttttgaTGTCTCAGATAGCAGAATCTTGCTTGTGATCACGcggatattttcttttaaagggtAAAATAGCAGTTAAATAAAATCTCACCTTGGTGAACTTTCGCTTGTGTTGATCCTTGGCTTGCATTTTAATGTGCAGCACTTAGTGAGACACAAAAATGTGATCATCAGTAATTCTCTACTTACTTACTCATTTGTTGTCTTTCAGGAACATTTGGAAAGCCTTTATGGAGGCCTCAGCTGGACTCTCTTTCAAGTTGTAAACAGACAGCAAATTGCCAGCCAAAAACCTCCCATAATAATCCTCATGCCTCGCTGGACTTTGATGCAGAGGCAGATGaagatggaaaggaaaggacagTTTCTAgaggagaaaacagcatttataCTTACAAACAGTCCTTTGAAAACTTTAGGACTTCTACTTTCCAATCCTGTGATTTGGATACATAGCTCCTTTTGGACCTGCCACTGGTTTTTGGAACCAAAGAAATACTTTGACATGCTACTACCTCAGTgttgaattttatttaaaaagggaataaggaaaggaagaatgaaagaaagaaaccacaTCATGCTATGAATACAGAAGAAGCAAATGCATTGTTATTCAAATACAGCATAATTGCCAAAATGTTCTACATTTTTGTA includes:
- the LRIG3 gene encoding leucine-rich repeats and immunoglobulin-like domains protein 3, coding for MPLQPRAAPAAVLALLLLPLLLGARAAAPCPAPCRCAGHLVACSRLELSRLPERLPRGAVQLDLSHNKLSSINASLLDHLHSLREVKLNNNELEIIPNLGPVSANITLLSLTSNKIANILSEHLKPFQSLETLDLSNNNISELKISSFPSLQLKYLYINSNRITSMEPGTFDNLSTTLQVLKLNRNKISAIPQKMFKLSHLQHLELSRNKIKKIDGLTFQGLPALKSLKLQRNGVTRLMDGAFWGLTNMEVLQLDHNNLTEVTKGWLYGLLMLQQLHLSQNAISRISPDAWEFCQKLSELDLTFNHLARLDDSSFVGLSMLVGLYIGNNKVNYIADCAFRGLSSLQTLDLKNNEISWTIEDMNGAFSGLDKLRKLILQGNRIRSITKKAFSGLDALEHLDLSNNAIMSVQGNAFSQMKKLKELHLNTSSLLCDCQLKWLPQWMSENNFQSFVNASCAHPQLLKGRSIFAVSLDGFVCDDFPKPQITVQPETQSAIKGSNLSFVCSAASSSDSPMTFAWKKDNELLQDAEMENYAHLRAQGGEVMEYTTILRLRNVEFSNEGKYQCVISNHFGSSYSVKAKLTVNMLPSFTKIPMDLTIRAGAMARLECAAVGHPVPQIAWQKDGGTDFPAARKRRMHVMPEDDVFFIVDVKIEDTGVYSCTAQNTAGSISANATLTVLETPSFLRPLLDRTVTKGETAVLQCIAGGSPPPRLNWTKDDSPLVVTERHFFAAGNQLLIIVDTDVEDAGKYTCEMSNTLGTERGNIRLNVIPTPTCDSPPNIAPSLDDDGWATVGIVIIAVVCCVVGTSLVWVVIIYHTRRRNEDCSITNTDETNLPADIPSYLSSQGTLAERQDGYGSSENGSHHQFLTSSMGGYFLQQRDSNGICHLDNGSETDLEGVADPFLCHYLGTSGTLYLKGSTYGSEAFEAYSAGCSSDQRTACLDPYESGYLKKKECYQYSPSLEDPFDHCAGITGRQATSSKLNNTIYTQNEGTGLKSKNLNLDTFDLNRSLEPSSVISNSTFMGTFGKPLWRPQLDSLSSCKQTANCQPKTSHNNPHASLDFDAEADEDGKERTVSRGENSIYTYKQSFENFRTSTFQSCDLDT